In Gammaproteobacteria bacterium, one DNA window encodes the following:
- a CDS encoding type II toxin-antitoxin system VapB family antitoxin has protein sequence MRTTLNIDDDLYAQAVELTGVHEKTALVRESLHALIERESAKRLALLGGSEPDLMPIPRRQSTIAKK, from the coding sequence ATGAGAACCACACTGAATATTGACGATGATTTATACGCGCAGGCGGTTGAGTTGACCGGAGTGCATGAAAAAACCGCGCTGGTGCGTGAAAGTTTGCATGCCTTGATTGAGCGGGAAAGCGCCAAGCGTTTAGCATTATTGGGCGGTTCAGAGCCGGATTTGATGCCGATACCGCGCAGACAGTCCACCATTGCAAAAAAATGA
- a CDS encoding type II toxin-antitoxin system VapC family toxin, with the protein MSRVLVDTSVWIDHLRGNDDLLVALLNNHRVLMHSMIRGELACGHLHHRLQILTLLQHLPRVSEATHDEAMTFMDNKQLMGRGIGFVDVHLLAATVLTPGARIWTRDNRLSAVAQSLGIAWQSG; encoded by the coding sequence ATGAGCCGCGTATTGGTGGATACTTCCGTCTGGATAGACCACCTTCGCGGGAATGACGATCTTCTGGTTGCTTTGCTTAACAATCACCGGGTACTGATGCATTCGATGATCAGGGGTGAACTGGCTTGCGGTCATTTGCATCATCGGTTGCAAATCCTGACTTTATTGCAGCATTTGCCCCGTGTTTCCGAGGCCACCCACGATGAAGCAATGACGTTCATGGACAATAAGCAGCTAATGGGCCGCGGTATCGGATTTGTCGACGTGCATCTTCTGGCTGCTACTGTGCTTACACCGGGCGCACGCATTTGGACACGGGATAACCGCTTATCAGCCGTAGCGCAAAGCTTGGGGATTGCCTGGCAATCCGGTTGA
- a CDS encoding HIRAN protein: MLQSKPESSQWKTLQISPVAGFQYHHGATLWPQLATGQPLTLIREPGNRFDQRAVRIDWQGEKLGYIPAKDNAAVSQLLDRGEQLSALIVGLKKSNNPWERIEVEVRWRV, encoded by the coding sequence ATGCTGCAATCCAAACCGGAATCAAGCCAATGGAAAACCTTGCAAATCTCGCCAGTGGCGGGATTTCAGTACCACCACGGCGCAACCCTCTGGCCGCAACTCGCCACCGGCCAACCGCTCACGCTGATTCGCGAACCCGGCAACCGCTTCGACCAACGCGCGGTGCGCATCGACTGGCAAGGTGAGAAACTCGGCTACATCCCCGCAAAAGACAACGCCGCCGTCTCGCAACTGCTGGATCGCGGTGAACAATTATCGGCTTTGATCGTAGGGTTGAAAAAAAGCAATAATCCGTGGGAACGGATTGAGGTGGAGGTGAGATGGCGGGTGTAA
- a CDS encoding WYL domain-containing protein: protein MSELRIPYANETELVMDILKHGAAVEVIAPEALRQNILQNLQQAQENYLPKQRE, encoded by the coding sequence ATTTCTGAATTGCGCATCCCTTACGCCAACGAAACCGAACTGGTGATGGACATCCTCAAGCATGGCGCGGCAGTCGAAGTCATCGCGCCGGAAGCATTACGCCAGAATATTCTGCAAAACTTACAGCAAGCGCAGGAGAATTATTTACCTAAGCAGAGAGAGTGA
- a CDS encoding PEP-CTERM sorting domain-containing protein, whose translation MFASAATSYNLSNDFSNISNPNGAWSFLQGATLLTSQIPLNNGNPLYPAATSGYFGSGPDLWTNTPDVIKAAVNGSSAGETNADFLAGDVIVHSPNSGDPLFIVWTAPTAGNIDFTSDIWYSHSVVSRSNDVSVSLGGSSLGSATISNSSYGDRSTPWHLSGNNLAVIAGDALVFAFSKSGGQSFGSLDGIGVDISFVSAVPEPETYAMLLAGLGLLGFCMRNKKQAA comes from the coding sequence ATGTTTGCTTCTGCAGCTACAAGTTACAATCTGTCGAATGATTTCAGCAACATCAGCAATCCAAATGGCGCGTGGTCGTTTTTACAAGGAGCCACTTTACTAACATCGCAAATTCCATTAAATAATGGCAATCCGCTTTATCCCGCCGCAACTTCTGGATATTTTGGCTCGGGCCCTGATTTGTGGACAAACACACCGGATGTTATAAAAGCTGCTGTTAATGGCAGCAGTGCTGGGGAAACCAATGCCGACTTCCTTGCGGGAGATGTCATCGTTCATAGTCCAAACAGCGGGGATCCGTTATTTATTGTATGGACCGCGCCAACAGCTGGAAACATCGATTTCACCAGCGATATTTGGTACTCGCATTCCGTAGTCAGCCGATCAAATGATGTTTCTGTTTCATTGGGTGGCTCATCTCTTGGATCAGCCACGATTTCAAACTCATCTTATGGCGATAGATCAACCCCGTGGCATTTGAGCGGCAATAATTTGGCCGTGATCGCCGGGGATGCATTGGTATTCGCTTTCTCAAAAAGCGGCGGACAATCCTTTGGTTCATTAGATGGGATCGGTGTCGACATTTCGTTTGTCAGCGCAGTCCCAGAACCGGAAACTTACGCCATGTTGCTGGCTGGATTGGGTTTATTGGGATTTTGTATGCGAAACAAAAAACAAGCTGCATAA